In the genome of Coraliomargarita algicola, one region contains:
- a CDS encoding transposase, giving the protein MARKVRIEYAGAFYHVINRGNYRSWIFEPAGARVSFLECLSMCCRAMGWRLHSWCLMSNHYHLLIETPEPNLVEGMKWLQSTFANRFNRFRKAHGHVFQGRYQAILLDADAVGPVAHYIHLNPVRAGLVDVADLQKYEASSFSQLWHMKKRWSFSDFECCLDAAGGLADTPRGRRLYRDYLGWLCSDDSEQTRMGFEEMCRGWAKGSVEFKKSILKDHAEESFKRVVESEAKGMREPFWESLVKKNLKHLGKTPKDLISDKKGALWKVALARYLREQHLVPNGWLSENLSMGTPNSLSSQISRHRKQTHQAETPWRILVNQENVD; this is encoded by the coding sequence ATGGCACGCAAAGTCCGGATCGAATATGCAGGCGCATTTTATCATGTGATCAACCGCGGGAACTATCGTAGTTGGATTTTCGAACCCGCCGGAGCTCGTGTGAGTTTCCTAGAATGCTTAAGTATGTGTTGTCGGGCGATGGGTTGGCGGCTTCACAGTTGGTGCTTAATGAGTAATCATTATCATCTACTGATTGAGACACCCGAACCGAATCTAGTCGAAGGGATGAAGTGGCTACAGAGCACTTTCGCGAACCGTTTCAATCGTTTTCGTAAAGCCCATGGGCATGTTTTCCAGGGGCGTTATCAGGCAATTCTTTTGGATGCTGATGCGGTAGGCCCGGTGGCTCATTACATTCATCTGAATCCGGTTCGAGCCGGTTTGGTGGATGTTGCAGATTTACAAAAATACGAGGCATCTAGTTTTAGCCAGCTTTGGCATATGAAGAAACGCTGGAGCTTTAGCGACTTTGAATGCTGCCTGGACGCCGCCGGTGGGTTGGCGGATACGCCGCGTGGTCGTCGATTGTATCGCGACTACCTCGGCTGGTTGTGTAGTGATGACTCGGAGCAAACGCGAATGGGCTTTGAAGAGATGTGCCGTGGTTGGGCTAAAGGAAGTGTCGAATTTAAGAAATCGATTCTCAAAGACCATGCCGAGGAATCGTTCAAGCGGGTGGTGGAATCGGAAGCGAAGGGAATGCGTGAGCCATTTTGGGAGAGTCTCGTCAAAAAGAATTTGAAGCATTTGGGGAAGACTCCGAAGGATCTGATTTCGGACAAAAAAGGAGCTCTTTGGAAAGTCGCTCTCGCACGCTATCTGAGAGAGCAACATTTAGTACCGAATGGATGGTTGAGTGAGAACCTGTCTATGGGCACTCCCAACTCATTGAGTAGTCAAATCAGTCGCCACCGAAAGCAGACTCATCAGGCAGAAACGCCTTGGAGGATTCTTGTTAATCAAGAAAACGTGGACTGA
- a CDS encoding DMP19 family protein: MVDIEKVLQERGREELFGAVVRDLFENVCRDHEPFAFYSKRMSEGERMVILIWSLSCEAANGGIRQFLSNDSGNDFDETYVHLVRIGADEQVAALDRVSNRVFGGAVPSDRESRRQLLWNFCGEDDSDPDWERKENEAEVFFDEVDEVFGWCEAVKEMATDFIIQNQKDFHRNYPDAPAS; this comes from the coding sequence ATGGTAGATATTGAAAAAGTATTACAAGAACGGGGGCGTGAAGAACTGTTTGGGGCGGTCGTCCGCGACTTGTTTGAGAACGTTTGCCGAGACCATGAACCGTTCGCTTTTTATTCAAAAAGAATGTCCGAAGGTGAGAGGATGGTGATCTTAATCTGGTCCCTCAGTTGTGAGGCGGCGAATGGTGGAATTCGCCAATTCTTAAGCAATGACTCAGGGAATGATTTCGATGAGACCTACGTTCACTTAGTGAGAATTGGAGCTGACGAACAAGTTGCTGCTCTAGACCGAGTTTCGAATCGAGTGTTTGGTGGTGCAGTTCCCAGTGACAGAGAAAGCCGACGTCAACTATTATGGAACTTTTGTGGTGAGGACGATAGTGATCCTGACTGGGAACGGAAGGAGAATGAAGCCGAAGTGTTTTTTGATGAGGTCGATGAGGTTTTCGGCTGGTGTGAAGCAGTCAAAGAAATGGCCACCGATTTTATCATTCAAAATCAGAAAGATTTCCACAGGAATTACCCTGATGCACCGGCTAGTTAG
- a CDS encoding DUF6786 family protein, whose amino-acid sequence MRKLNTFIISTLGVAGLFTVGCNTTSMSGDGAFADDLAFMKEHTSIVTLSQGDAAVAVAPEYQGRVMTSTYDFKSGPSFGWINRPVIERGLMSEAEAKGKLEQHIYIFGGEERFWLGPEGGQYALYFKPGDRFEFADWKTPAVIDTEPFELVERTETSARFRKDTELMNFSGTVFKMAIERTVSLIDASEAGELLGVDLPEGVRLVAYETDNRITNTGEQAWQAETGLPSIWILGMYNPSPETTVVIPFKQGGEQALGPRVNDSYFGKVPEDYLRVERQKLFFKGDGTRRGKIGISPLRSKGIAGSYDAAGQVLNLVTYNVQDAPNGYVNSMWEIQDEPYAGDVINSYNDGSPEPGVAPLGPFYELETSSPAAALKPGETMRHVQRTFHIQGAEADLDPLAARLLGAKLDAIKQAF is encoded by the coding sequence ATGAGAAAATTAAACACATTTATCATCAGCACGTTGGGAGTCGCTGGCTTATTCACTGTGGGCTGTAATACCACATCTATGAGTGGTGACGGGGCCTTTGCGGATGATTTGGCATTTATGAAGGAACATACTTCTATTGTGACTTTGAGCCAGGGAGATGCTGCTGTTGCGGTTGCGCCGGAGTATCAGGGCCGTGTGATGACTAGTACGTATGATTTCAAGTCTGGGCCCAGCTTCGGATGGATCAATCGCCCTGTGATTGAGCGGGGCTTGATGTCTGAAGCAGAAGCGAAGGGGAAATTGGAGCAACATATTTATATTTTCGGTGGAGAGGAACGTTTTTGGTTGGGGCCGGAAGGGGGACAGTATGCCTTGTATTTTAAGCCTGGAGATCGGTTTGAATTTGCAGATTGGAAAACGCCTGCGGTGATCGATACGGAGCCTTTCGAATTGGTCGAGCGGACCGAGACCAGCGCCCGCTTTCGCAAGGACACAGAGCTAATGAATTTCAGTGGAACTGTGTTTAAGATGGCTATCGAGCGCACAGTCAGCTTGATCGATGCCTCGGAAGCGGGGGAGCTACTGGGAGTTGATTTACCCGAGGGGGTTAGGCTGGTCGCTTATGAGACGGATAACCGGATTACCAATACCGGGGAGCAGGCTTGGCAGGCGGAAACTGGCTTGCCCTCTATTTGGATTTTGGGCATGTATAATCCCTCTCCTGAGACTACGGTCGTGATCCCGTTTAAGCAGGGAGGCGAGCAAGCGCTGGGACCACGGGTGAATGATAGTTATTTTGGCAAGGTGCCCGAAGATTATTTACGTGTTGAACGTCAAAAACTCTTTTTTAAAGGGGATGGAACACGCCGCGGCAAGATTGGTATCAGCCCTCTGCGTTCTAAGGGAATCGCTGGTAGTTATGATGCTGCGGGGCAGGTCTTGAATCTTGTCACCTATAACGTGCAGGATGCGCCTAATGGCTATGTTAATTCTATGTGGGAAATTCAAGATGAGCCTTATGCTGGCGATGTTATTAATTCTTATAACGATGGTTCGCCTGAACCGGGTGTTGCACCATTAGGTCCATTCTATGAATTGGAGACTTCTTCGCCCGCGGCGGCTCTGAAACCGGGTGAAACGATGCGTCATGTGCAACGCACCTTTCATATCCAAGGCGCGGAAGCAGATTTGGATCCACTCGCCGCGCGTTTGCTAGGGGCGAAGTTAGATGCTATTAAGCAGGCTTTTTAG
- a CDS encoding polysaccharide deacetylase family protein, translating to MSIRVVQCWDDGVVDDIRLTELLRKHGAKASFNLNFGHHTAMRRTGWKYEGVKEVWCLARSELISVYEGFTIANHGYRHVPPARSTLEEAREDIRKGRDSLEQHFGCPVLGYAYPGGSFDEATMALVREAGHIYGRVGRWVDQVFPPKDPMSFFPSCDFKDDDFLTKFESVQQRGGVFYFMGHSYQFMNEADWEEFERRLEYLNAAGVEWVELPDLFASRA from the coding sequence ATGTCTATTCGAGTTGTGCAATGCTGGGACGATGGTGTGGTTGACGACATTCGTTTAACCGAACTCTTACGCAAGCATGGAGCCAAGGCTAGCTTTAACCTTAATTTCGGGCATCATACGGCTATGCGACGCACGGGGTGGAAGTATGAGGGTGTTAAAGAAGTCTGGTGTTTGGCGCGTTCGGAACTGATCTCAGTCTATGAGGGCTTCACGATCGCCAATCATGGCTATAGGCATGTGCCGCCTGCACGTTCGACGCTGGAAGAGGCGCGTGAAGACATACGAAAGGGGCGAGACTCTTTGGAACAGCACTTTGGCTGTCCGGTATTGGGGTATGCCTATCCGGGCGGTAGCTTTGACGAAGCGACAATGGCACTGGTCCGGGAAGCCGGTCACATTTACGGTCGAGTGGGCCGTTGGGTCGACCAAGTCTTTCCTCCTAAGGACCCGATGTCGTTCTTTCCCAGTTGCGATTTCAAAGACGATGATTTTTTAACTAAATTTGAGAGCGTTCAGCAGCGAGGCGGTGTCTTTTATTTCATGGGGCATAGCTATCAATTTATGAATGAAGCAGATTGGGAGGAATTTGAAAGAAGACTGGAATATTTAAACGCCGCTGGGGTCGAGTGGGTGGAGCTTCCTGATTTGTTTGCCAGTCGGGCATAG
- a CDS encoding GH116 family glycosyl-hydrolase, which produces MDTLNTPSVAQSSRRDFIKASGLTAAMLMVGRMNVMAGPFEAKDFDKIIPADKKLSADWIKSLYARGQATTVKAGKVDYIGMPINGMGTGQVYLSGDGELWCWNLTAEKDKKHTPKGLRYMKPDMAQAPSGQGFAVKVNGKVHTLDSAGFRDVTFTNQYPMAQVDYADEAIPVGVQLEAYTPFIPLNRDESSYPVIVMRYTVTNHSAKTQEVGIAGWIENLWAGKGATQSVYRPLEDIATVECSSAGKNGNAVALGVFGQAAADFVEVNQAKPGAEAAFTVGNSDTEGTSRAASIGRQLSLKPGESQTVSFAVSWRIPQVNYGVGFGKKTAPGSYHYATQWPTAADAAAQVASRETELYGTTKQWTDTWYDSSLPYWFLERAFIPIDCMQTQMVQRVYAKGETEDIYNMEEGVRCCPGNCTHVWNYAQGLARIFPEIERECRDRIEYGRGFDPKNGMIFFRYSMKDGARGRDDALDGTCGTIIRVLRESQMTTDYSFLASIWDRVKLSMDFVIKEWDADEDGILSGAQHNTLDEPWYGKVPWLINVYHAALKASAVMARQMDQPAVAERYERIVAKGAPKMVKELWNEEFGYFVHIPPQDETQMHGSTNGCHIDQVLGDSWLYEIGLDPILPREKTRKALQALWKYNFTPDVGAFRKVMTNGRWYAGPGDAGLVMTSFPHGKIEPKSGNENYAGYLNECMTGFEWQVAAHMLREDMIEEAMAIGKAIYDRYSADKRNPYNEIECSDHYSRAMASYGTYLAACGYRYDGPEAKLGFGPKLSPEDFKAAFTTAEGWGRFTQKVEGGQQNAVLEVGYGRLHLKEFSLDQVKGTKAQSATVAVNGQPVEARFQMVDGCYVLKFESGITIQKGESLQVSLV; this is translated from the coding sequence ATGGATACACTTAATACCCCTTCGGTCGCCCAGAGTAGTCGACGTGATTTTATTAAAGCCTCTGGTTTAACTGCCGCCATGTTAATGGTCGGACGGATGAATGTGATGGCCGGTCCTTTTGAGGCGAAGGACTTCGACAAAATTATACCGGCGGATAAGAAGCTGAGTGCTGACTGGATCAAGAGCCTCTACGCACGTGGACAAGCCACCACAGTGAAGGCGGGCAAGGTGGATTATATCGGCATGCCGATCAATGGTATGGGCACCGGGCAGGTCTATCTGAGTGGCGACGGCGAGCTGTGGTGCTGGAATCTGACCGCGGAGAAAGACAAGAAGCACACTCCCAAGGGGCTCCGTTATATGAAACCCGATATGGCTCAGGCGCCTTCTGGGCAGGGCTTCGCGGTGAAAGTTAATGGCAAAGTGCACACGCTGGATTCGGCGGGCTTTCGCGATGTGACTTTTACCAATCAATACCCGATGGCGCAGGTGGACTATGCGGACGAGGCGATTCCGGTGGGGGTGCAGTTGGAGGCCTATACACCTTTCATTCCTTTGAACCGTGACGAGTCCAGCTATCCGGTCATTGTCATGCGTTATACGGTGACAAATCATTCCGCCAAGACGCAGGAAGTCGGCATCGCGGGCTGGATCGAAAATCTCTGGGCCGGCAAGGGGGCCACGCAGAGTGTCTATCGTCCGCTTGAGGACATTGCGACAGTCGAGTGCTCGAGCGCGGGCAAGAATGGCAATGCCGTCGCACTTGGCGTTTTTGGTCAAGCGGCCGCAGACTTTGTTGAGGTCAATCAAGCGAAACCGGGGGCCGAAGCGGCCTTTACGGTGGGGAACTCTGACACCGAAGGGACGAGCCGCGCAGCCTCGATCGGTCGTCAGCTCAGCTTGAAGCCCGGCGAATCGCAGACGGTCTCTTTTGCCGTTTCCTGGCGGATTCCTCAGGTAAACTACGGCGTCGGTTTTGGTAAAAAGACCGCCCCCGGAAGCTATCACTATGCGACGCAGTGGCCGACTGCGGCGGATGCGGCGGCGCAAGTCGCGAGTCGTGAAACGGAGCTCTATGGCACCACCAAGCAATGGACCGATACCTGGTATGATTCCAGCCTGCCGTATTGGTTCTTGGAGCGCGCCTTTATCCCAATCGACTGCATGCAGACTCAGATGGTGCAGCGTGTCTATGCCAAGGGAGAGACAGAGGATATTTACAACATGGAAGAGGGGGTGCGCTGTTGTCCGGGCAACTGTACCCACGTGTGGAATTACGCGCAAGGGCTCGCGCGAATCTTTCCCGAGATCGAGCGCGAATGCCGCGATCGCATCGAGTATGGCCGAGGCTTCGATCCGAAGAATGGTATGATCTTTTTCCGCTATTCCATGAAGGATGGCGCGAGAGGGCGCGACGACGCGCTCGATGGCACCTGCGGCACCATTATTCGTGTGCTGCGTGAGAGTCAAATGACGACTGACTACAGCTTCCTCGCCAGCATTTGGGATCGGGTGAAGCTTTCGATGGACTTTGTCATTAAGGAATGGGATGCCGATGAAGACGGGATTCTCTCTGGCGCCCAGCACAATACACTGGACGAACCTTGGTACGGCAAGGTGCCTTGGTTGATCAACGTCTACCACGCCGCGCTCAAGGCTTCGGCGGTGATGGCGCGTCAGATGGATCAGCCGGCAGTCGCGGAGCGCTATGAGCGAATCGTCGCCAAGGGCGCACCGAAGATGGTGAAAGAGCTGTGGAATGAGGAATTCGGCTACTTCGTGCATATTCCGCCACAGGATGAGACTCAAATGCACGGCTCGACTAACGGTTGCCACATCGACCAAGTGCTCGGGGACAGCTGGTTGTATGAAATCGGACTCGATCCGATCTTGCCACGGGAGAAGACACGCAAGGCCTTACAGGCACTCTGGAAGTATAACTTTACGCCCGATGTTGGAGCCTTTCGCAAAGTGATGACGAACGGCCGTTGGTATGCCGGACCCGGTGATGCGGGCTTGGTCATGACTAGTTTTCCACATGGCAAAATTGAGCCAAAGAGCGGTAACGAAAATTACGCCGGCTACCTGAACGAATGTATGACAGGCTTCGAGTGGCAGGTCGCCGCGCACATGTTGCGGGAAGATATGATCGAAGAGGCCATGGCGATTGGTAAAGCGATCTACGACCGCTACTCGGCGGATAAGCGCAATCCCTACAACGAAATCGAATGCTCGGATCACTACTCACGTGCCATGGCCAGTTATGGCACTTACTTGGCTGCCTGTGGATATCGCTACGATGGTCCCGAAGCGAAGTTGGGCTTTGGGCCGAAATTGAGTCCGGAAGATTTCAAGGCCGCCTTCACGACCGCCGAAGGCTGGGGCCGCTTCACGCAGAAGGTGGAGGGAGGCCAGCAGAACGCTGTGCTCGAAGTCGGCTACGGTCGTTTGCACTTGAAGGAGTTTAGCTTGGATCAAGTCAAGGGCACGAAGGCGCAGAGTGCGACGGTTGCTGTAAACGGTCAGCCCGTGGAGGCGCGTTTTCAGATGGTGGACGGTTGCTACGTTTTGAAATTTGAATCAGGCATCACCATCCAGAAGGGAGAAAGCTTACAGGTCTCGCTGGTTTAA
- a CDS encoding sulfatase family protein: MNKFIKFNLLVWGLLLATVCSAATKPNVVIILTDDQGYADLGCFGGDHVQTPRIDRMAEEGAKLTSFYVAGSVCTPSRAALMTGSYPRRIGLAGGVFLAADHHGLHPDEITLAELMKSAGYATGMFGKWHLGDQPEFLPTRQGFDEFFGLPYSHDIHPYHTNPKHHFPPLPLMEMETVLEAEPDADYLTQRITQRAVDFIGRHKDEAFFLYVPHPAPHRPIHMSPAFMQQAPEAILAKLKNETGVDYKTRDKLYNYAIREIDWSVGQILDALKANGVDENTVVIFTSDNGPSVGHAEPYSGKKGSSFEGGQRVPTVIRWPGTIPAAQTNDELMTAMDLLPTFAKLAGAELPDDRVIDGKDILPVLTENARSPHDVFFYYKGDDLKAVRSGPWKLHLGKVNGKDKARRGKGSSSPIMALYRLDEDPAERHNLFNAQPEIAEQLQAHAEAFELELKQNSRPVGWVDEAHPLTLLKSSTSIE, from the coding sequence ATGAACAAATTTATCAAATTCAATCTGCTAGTATGGGGGCTATTGCTGGCCACGGTTTGCAGTGCGGCAACGAAGCCAAATGTCGTGATCATTCTGACCGATGATCAGGGCTACGCCGACCTCGGCTGCTTTGGTGGGGATCATGTGCAGACGCCGCGCATCGATCGCATGGCAGAGGAGGGGGCCAAGCTGACTAGTTTCTATGTGGCGGGCTCGGTGTGCACGCCTTCGCGGGCGGCATTGATGACGGGGAGCTATCCCAGACGGATCGGTTTGGCGGGTGGCGTTTTTCTTGCCGCCGACCACCATGGCTTGCACCCGGATGAAATCACCCTCGCCGAACTGATGAAGTCTGCGGGCTACGCTACGGGGATGTTTGGTAAGTGGCATCTCGGGGATCAACCAGAGTTTTTACCGACGCGTCAGGGCTTTGATGAATTCTTTGGCCTGCCTTACAGTCATGATATTCATCCCTATCATACCAATCCCAAGCACCATTTCCCGCCGCTGCCTTTGATGGAAATGGAGACCGTGCTCGAAGCGGAGCCTGATGCGGATTACTTGACCCAACGGATCACCCAGCGTGCGGTCGACTTCATCGGGCGTCATAAAGACGAGGCCTTTTTCCTCTATGTGCCGCATCCGGCACCGCATCGCCCGATCCATATGTCACCGGCATTTATGCAACAGGCGCCGGAGGCCATTCTCGCGAAGCTGAAAAATGAAACCGGCGTCGATTACAAGACCCGCGATAAGCTTTACAATTATGCGATTCGCGAGATCGACTGGTCGGTGGGGCAGATTCTCGATGCCTTGAAAGCGAATGGTGTCGATGAAAACACCGTGGTGATTTTCACCTCGGACAACGGACCTTCGGTCGGACATGCCGAGCCCTACAGTGGCAAGAAGGGGAGTAGTTTCGAAGGCGGGCAACGTGTGCCGACAGTGATTCGCTGGCCGGGGACGATTCCGGCCGCGCAGACAAATGACGAGCTAATGACAGCCATGGATTTGCTGCCGACCTTCGCCAAGCTGGCAGGGGCGGAACTGCCGGACGATCGCGTGATTGATGGAAAAGACATTCTACCCGTGCTGACTGAAAATGCCCGCAGCCCACACGACGTTTTTTTCTATTACAAGGGCGACGATCTCAAGGCCGTCCGCTCGGGACCGTGGAAATTACATCTCGGTAAAGTGAATGGAAAAGACAAGGCCCGTCGTGGCAAAGGATCGAGCTCACCGATTATGGCTTTGTATCGTCTCGATGAAGATCCGGCCGAGCGTCATAACTTATTCAACGCACAGCCCGAAATCGCTGAGCAACTCCAGGCACATGCCGAAGCCTTCGAGCTCGAACTTAAACAGAACAGTCGACCCGTTGGATGGGTGGACGAGGCTCATCCGCTGACCCTGCTAAAGTCATCAACCTCTATCGAATGA
- a CDS encoding sulfatase family protein, translating into MRTRSFIVLASALCLAPLLAVAAKQSAVASQSKPNIILIFADDLGYGDLGCYGGSVATPTLDRLAAEGLRATDCLVAANVCGPSRAALMTGRYPMRAGHPISRHDTPKYAAYGIAPEEVTMAELLKSAGYYTKIVGKWHLGFHVEGSHPLDAGFDDYLGLHSNFVPQIDDATTLYHNHDVVEKDIAFEKVTQRYTDEVVDFIQGEHEAPFFIYFAHHIAHSPILPSQPFKGSSGIKGREGNYADFVLELDASVGRVREAVEAAGLAENTLIVFLSDNGPARDGSAKPLLGGKYVTMEGGHRVPAIFNWPGQIPAGQVSDAMISSMDLLPTFAGLAGAALPQNVTLDGTNIFDLLSGKTEQSPRDYFYYYNGVHLQAVRNEKWKLHFPRTAKEQPYWAKKDSGQRVYTTLKQPLLFRMDSDAGEKKNVYAQHPEIVAELSKVADRARAELGDIDRNGSDQRPHGLENPQDKK; encoded by the coding sequence ATGAGAACCCGATCATTCATCGTCTTAGCGAGTGCCCTCTGCTTGGCACCCCTTTTGGCTGTCGCAGCGAAACAGTCCGCTGTGGCTAGTCAGTCGAAGCCCAATATCATCCTGATCTTTGCTGACGACCTCGGTTACGGAGATTTGGGATGCTATGGCGGATCTGTGGCGACGCCGACCCTCGATCGTCTGGCGGCCGAGGGCTTGCGTGCCACGGATTGCCTGGTGGCTGCCAATGTCTGTGGGCCTTCGCGCGCGGCACTGATGACCGGGCGCTATCCCATGCGGGCGGGACATCCCATATCAAGGCATGATACACCGAAGTATGCGGCATATGGCATTGCCCCAGAGGAAGTGACGATGGCGGAACTGCTCAAATCGGCGGGCTATTACACTAAGATTGTGGGGAAGTGGCACCTAGGCTTTCATGTCGAAGGTTCGCATCCGCTCGATGCCGGCTTCGATGACTACCTCGGCCTGCACAGTAACTTCGTGCCGCAGATCGATGACGCCACCACGCTGTATCATAATCACGACGTCGTGGAAAAGGACATCGCCTTTGAAAAAGTCACCCAACGCTACACAGACGAGGTCGTTGACTTTATTCAGGGCGAGCATGAGGCACCGTTCTTCATCTACTTCGCGCATCATATTGCACATAGCCCCATCTTGCCCAGTCAGCCGTTTAAAGGCAGTTCCGGGATCAAAGGACGCGAGGGGAATTACGCTGATTTCGTTCTGGAATTAGATGCGAGCGTCGGGCGCGTGCGTGAGGCCGTGGAGGCCGCTGGCCTGGCCGAGAACACACTGATCGTGTTTCTCTCCGACAACGGGCCGGCGCGGGACGGTTCAGCCAAGCCCTTGCTCGGGGGTAAATACGTCACGATGGAAGGGGGCCACCGTGTGCCCGCCATTTTCAATTGGCCGGGGCAGATCCCTGCGGGACAGGTATCCGATGCGATGATTAGCAGCATGGATTTGCTGCCCACCTTTGCCGGGCTGGCGGGGGCGGCACTCCCACAGAATGTCACACTCGACGGAACGAATATTTTCGATCTGTTGAGCGGAAAAACAGAGCAAAGCCCGCGGGATTATTTTTACTATTACAACGGCGTGCACCTGCAGGCGGTGCGTAATGAGAAGTGGAAACTGCACTTCCCGAGGACCGCGAAGGAGCAACCGTATTGGGCCAAGAAAGATAGTGGCCAGCGGGTGTATACGACCTTGAAACAGCCGCTCCTGTTTCGGATGGATTCGGACGCTGGTGAAAAAAAGAACGTCTATGCGCAGCATCCGGAAATCGTCGCAGAGTTGAGCAAAGTGGCCGATCGCGCTCGCGCGGAACTCGGGGATATTGATCGTAACGGCTCCGACCAACGGCCGCATGGACTCGAGAATCCGCAGGATAAAAAATAA
- a CDS encoding sulfatase-like hydrolase/transferase has product MNLLFKIKLFLFGFLLAAVCIARADQPLRQAQDRPNVIFILMDDMGYSDVSCYGATKVSTPHIDRMAAEGMQFTDFHTGASICSPARAAFMTGAYPQRNGLYMGINPKREAHWFLGLNPDEITIAEQFKQQGYTTAIVGKWHLGMQEPFLYWHQGLDHYYGAPENMGHDKRFYDEREVIYKNTPLAKLTELYTARMVKYIEDFTRSARSGQGASPFFIYFAHNYPHTPYQAGPKFRGSSKDGMRRANPREAGRIHEAWQ; this is encoded by the coding sequence ATGAACTTACTATTTAAAATTAAGCTATTTCTTTTTGGGTTTTTGTTGGCCGCCGTCTGCATTGCGCGTGCCGATCAGCCCCTTCGGCAGGCTCAGGACAGGCCCAACGTGATCTTCATTCTCATGGATGATATGGGCTACAGCGATGTGAGTTGCTATGGTGCGACGAAGGTGAGCACACCCCATATTGACCGCATGGCAGCGGAGGGGATGCAGTTTACCGATTTTCATACGGGCGCCTCGATTTGTTCGCCCGCACGTGCAGCTTTTATGACGGGCGCGTATCCGCAACGGAACGGTCTTTATATGGGGATCAACCCCAAGCGTGAAGCACACTGGTTCCTCGGTCTGAACCCCGATGAGATCACGATCGCCGAGCAATTCAAGCAACAGGGCTACACCACCGCAATAGTGGGCAAGTGGCACCTCGGTATGCAGGAGCCCTTCCTCTACTGGCACCAAGGCTTAGATCACTACTACGGTGCGCCTGAAAACATGGGGCATGACAAGCGCTTTTATGATGAGCGGGAAGTCATCTACAAAAACACGCCGCTGGCCAAGCTGACCGAGCTCTACACCGCGCGCATGGTGAAGTATATCGAAGACTTCACCCGTTCGGCTCGCTCAGGGCAGGGGGCTTCGCCTTTCTTCATTTATTTCGCGCACAACTATCCGCACACGCCGTATCAAGCCGGTCCTAAATTCCGAGGCTCTTCCAAAGATGGCATGCGCCGAGCAAACCCGCGAGAAGCTGGGCGAATACATGAAGCGTGGCAGTGA
- a CDS encoding response regulator transcription factor, translated as MTQIRILLVEDSPAYQDVVAFGLSDEPDIEIAGRFTTADAALRSLKGLSESELPDLLLLDLNMPGITGLEAIPRFKAYAPETEIIVLTESEKESDILSAIQSGAVGYLLKESSLDQITQGIRTVMDGGASLDPVMARYILDSQKLAKSLTKQQSILSRREMEILTLMADGLPQKQIAGELNISPKTVDFHVGHIYKKLNANNAPAAVAKAYQSGIFKPNE; from the coding sequence ATGACACAAATCAGAATACTCTTGGTCGAAGACAGTCCAGCCTATCAGGACGTGGTCGCGTTCGGACTGAGCGATGAACCGGATATCGAAATCGCAGGTCGCTTCACGACGGCAGACGCCGCCTTACGTTCGCTCAAAGGTTTATCTGAGTCAGAACTGCCCGACCTGCTCTTACTCGACCTGAACATGCCAGGCATTACTGGCTTGGAAGCCATTCCTCGGTTCAAAGCTTATGCCCCAGAGACGGAGATCATCGTCTTAACTGAATCCGAGAAAGAAAGCGATATTCTCTCAGCCATACAGTCCGGCGCGGTCGGCTACCTTCTAAAAGAGTCCTCCCTAGATCAAATCACCCAAGGCATCCGGACAGTCATGGATGGCGGGGCCTCACTCGACCCTGTCATGGCTCGCTATATTTTGGACAGCCAGAAACTCGCCAAGAGCCTGACGAAGCAACAATCCATCCTGTCGCGCCGCGAAATGGAAATCCTTACCCTGATGGCAGACGGTCTACCTCAGAAACAAATCGCCGGCGAACTAAACATCAGTCCCAAGACCGTGGATTTCCACGTCGGACACATCTATAAGAAACTCAATGCGAACAACGCACCGGCTGCCGTCGCCAAAGCCTACCAGAGCGGTATATTCAAACCGAACGAATAG